AAACTGGTCCAATGTTTTTGTTTCATCACCTGCAAGGCAACAGAAATGTCCAACTTGCGCAACTGGAGTTGACTTCAGTCATTCACTGCTTACCTCAATTCCACAGCCCAGGTACAATCTAAGAACAAGTGTTTACTGTATTCAGGAGATTGCATATCACAGAATACACAATCTGCATTTGCACACTCAATTCCAATACTAATCAATCTTCTTGTCAGTAGCTTCCGTTGAGAAGCCAACCACAATATGAATCTATGTTTTGCCTCTAAGACTTTACTCCACACCATGGCATTAGTCTCCATAGTTGGTCCTACACCTACCATGGCCGAGTAACTATTGGTGATAGAATACTTGCCAGTAGAAGTAAGAACATACCTACTATTAATGTACCAGCCCTCATTCCCAGGTTGAGTTGGTTGAGTCTTTTCCAGTACCAACTACAGTCATTAGGTGATAAGCTGGCTCCTTTTTTAATAGATAACATTCCTCTTTCAACGCTGGAAGGAATGTTAGCTCTTCGACTGAACCAAGTCTTACCTTATTCTATCTTGGCTGTGTTGAGTCTGACTTACTTAACCAGCTAGTGTCCCTCTTGGTCATTCATTGATTCTTTATCTATATCTGCTATGTTCTTTGTggccttttctctctctctctctctctctctgtatTCTTATGTCCTCCATAACACTACTAAAAGGCCATCTTTCCTCTATTCAAGGTTTTAACTATTGTTTCAACTTCTTTATGCGGCCAAGATAAGACACTCAGGATGAAACAAAAGATTACCTTTTCACCAGCTTAGGCTCCTAGTTGAACATTGAGCATTCTCTAGGAACCCCATATAGGTATAGCCGTGTTATTCCTGGTCCCAATAGAAAGGAGTTTTACTTTAAGTTTATTCACATATTGAACTTTTTTTCGTTGAATGAAAACATTTCCTTCCTATAAAGCAAAtgtaatttatataatttcaattttggtATTAAATTAGTTTAAATGACCAAGAATTTATGCTTTGTTGTTTTAGATATTGTTGTTATAAAGTATAAACACTCAATCTGTAACTTCTGttttccccttccccttttAAGATTTTCCTAACTTGATCCTACACGTAGCAGAAGGTCAAATCAGAGTTACTTCAGAAGTTCTCTAAAACAAGTTAAAGAAAggtgttttttaagaaaagaaaaaaagagatgtTTACTAAGTGCCAAGTGTCTGTTATGGAGTCGCATAAAGTAGATAATAACAAGACAATTGACTCTTGAACTTTGAGGACATTAATTCTTTGTCACAGCATCAAAGTAGACAAAAATGGATCTTAGATACCACCAAATGGGAGTCATTCTGAGATAATATTATCCAATTACAAGTATCTGTTTAGAGTTGATCAACAATGCCACCACTTTTTCCTATGTTCCCAATTCTTGTTTTTCCCACCAACCTTTTGTCAGGTTTTGAAAACTGATAGATAATAAGATTGCTCATTTGGGTAATCAAGTTCCCTCCCCTTTGGTTCTTTTTTTCATTATCAGAAAGTCCACAAGTAAACAGGAAAAATGGGGATATCAACAAGAGAGGAAGGTTTGCTAAAGTTAGTACTTCCTGGTAGGCGTGTTGAGATTCATACAGAGCCTACTAATGCTGCGGAGATACTCAAGAAGTACCCGAGACACTGCATTGCCCGTCCTGATGTTTTCAAATTCCCTTGGATTGTTGTTCGTCCTGAAGCAGTTCTGCTTCCAGGCAAAGTGTTCTACATAGTTCctaagaagactatttatgaaCTTTTGAAGGCCAAAAGGCAGCAAAATCAACAAATGCCACTAGCAATCCCCTCACTCAAAACTCATGATTCCCGCGATTTTACTTCTTTAAGTACTAGTCAAACCTCACTTCTCAAGGAAAACCAATACctcaaaaatcatgaaaacgaTCGTCGTCTTAATGTTCAGAATACAAATCTTAAGGGAAAACAGCTCCTGAAGAATCACGTAAATCGTAGCCTTTCTGATTGGAGTTCATCGTTCGAGGGAAGTAAGTCCATGAATAATGCAGGAAAGCTTCATTTTGCTCATCGAAACTCGCCTCTCAAGTCGACAGCAGGAATGACTCCAAAGCACCTTGGACATGGTAAACATCGCAGCAGGTTCCGGAATTCTCCTTGGTATGGTGCAAGTTATGAGGTGGACGATTTTAAGGAGAATATAAATGGACATGAAAATTTCTCTGAGCAGTCTATTGATGATTCATCCCTTGATAGTAAATTTATGCTCTCTAAAAGCTATTACTACAGCAGCAGCAGCTATTCTCCAACATCACGGGTAGTCAACCACCATCGTCAATATACAATAAGTTCCAACCATGATGAGCTGAAATCTTGTTTGAGAAATCCGGATAGTGAACGAGGGCAGCTCAGACTAAGGGTGAATTTTGGCATGCCAATTGTTACTAAATTTTTCACTTACTAAACAGTGAAAGAGTTACTTCCAAGTAAATTTTGATGAAAGGAATACTTCCATTGAGGTTCTAAGAATACTAccattgaaattttaagaataTCACTGAAAAGtatttgaagaaaagaataaatagtACTAGGAGAATTATGAAATAATTTGACTAAAGAGGGATAAAAAATTGAGATGAAAGTTAGTTGTCATCGAGGGACTTGCTTGTTTATATCTTGAGAGAGGAAAAGAGTAAATGAACTAATTGGAAAATGATAAGATAAATGACAAAATGCATTcaatgttttgatgattgtcaaactactGGAGAAATAGAGAGAGACCGGGTTCGCGATCTACTCTCTCTGTACGTCGTACAATCGACGCGCAACAACTATAAAAGTTGCCGCATCCAAATGCAATGAACTTTCTTTGTGGCCCATACTTTAAGTCAAACATgggatgagtggtctctatctcACGCACATGTTCCCCAATAGATATACAACTTGTTCTAAAATATTGGGTATTACTTGAAAACCTAAACAATCTTGTGCAAATCCTTACTGCCACAAGTTCTCAAGTGTTCTCAAGAACAAAACCAATTACAAgctgaagaacctgatccagacACCAGATTATGTCcatgttctttaggttgttgtgagtctttgttcatttgttctttaaactataaacctactcttctcttttaaaaagctGTTTGTAGGTATTTTGAATTCTCAGAAGTTGTCTGTAGTTTTTGAGTGGTACagtaggctagagttagtcaagtgtattagtttggtttggctagagttagtcaaacGTGGTTGTGTGCTTGGCTAAGGGTAGTCAAGAGTTGTGGCTTACAATAGGTTTATTGTAAAGGTGAGGTATTTATGAGAGTTAAATTCCTAGATTGCAAGAGGTTGTGATCTGAAGTTGCTCTGTGTAGTGAAGTGAAGTCCTACgtggtaggtcgtggtttttaatcccttgagcaaggagtttttcacggtaaAATCCTATGTTATTTACTTACTGCACGACAACCAGGTCTCTccatatactgtttggtggatgTAATGCTcctaacaagtggtatcagagcaggtgctttctaaaaggttaacacctagaaagaatcTGTGAAATGGCAGCTCCATCAAACTTGGAAGAAGGTCAATCATCGACTAGACCAACCAGATTCATCGACTAGACCAACCAGATTCAACGGAAAATATTATGGGTGGTGGAAGGCTAGGATGCATGACTTCATTATGGCTGAAGACTCAGAGTTGtgggacatcatttgtgatggTCCTCATGTCCCTATAAACAAAGATGAAGCTGGCTTGGCAACCACTCCAAAAACAAGGAGAGAATATACAGAGGTAGATAGGAAGGCTGTGGAGAAGAACTATAAAGCAAAGAAGATTCTTGTCTGTGGTATAGAAGCAGATGAGTACAATCGAATCTCATCATGTACAACTGCTAAAGAGATTGGGAAGCTCTCCAAACTGCCCACGAAGGGACAACGCAAGTGAAGAATTCAAAAATCGACATGCTCACCACTGAGTATGAGctattcaaaataaaagaaagtgaATCTATTCATGATATGCACACCAGGTTTACCTCTATAATCGATGAGCTGAACTCTTTAGGAGAAGTCATCACAACTACCAAACTGGTGAGGAAGTTGCTTGGTGTTTTACCTGATTCTTGGGACAGCAAGGTAAATGCCATCCATGAAGCCCAAGATCTCACCAAGCTGACTGTTGATGAACTGATTGGAAATCTCAAAACGTATGAGATGAAGATGACCATGAAGAAGATTGAAAAgaataaaacaaagaaagagagaaatctAGTTCTCCAAGCTCCCAGAGGAGATTCAAGTGATGATGAGTCTAAAATGGCTTATCTTCCACGAAAGTTTCATAAGATAATCCGACGAATTGGTGGGATCCCTAAGATAGAAAGTTTCAGCAGAAATTCAAGGGAAATGACAACTGCTGCCACAGGTGTGGAAGATCTGATCACTTCGTTAAAGAATGCCCTCAGAACAAGCAGGACAACTGTGACAAAATTGTGAGGAGGAATCAGTTTCCCGACAGAAAATTCAGAAGAAAGGAGTCTGCTGATGAGATAGTAAAGCAGGTGCTTGCAGCATGGGAGGGCTCCTCCAGTGGATCTGAAGATGAAGTTGACCAAGGAATCACATCAATGGTGGCCATAGAAAATGAAGCAACCAAATATGAGTCAATCTTTGCACTCATGGCTGAATCAGAGACAGATGATGATTATAAGAAGGGAGAGGTAAACTTTCATGAagtcaagaaaaatttgaaagtatACTCTCAGAACAAACTCATATCACTATCAAATGTGTTAATTAATGCGTATCATGCTCTCATTACTGAAAAAGGTGAACTGAATGATGAGATCGGTGAAGGTGAACTGAATGATGAGATCGG
This portion of the Lycium ferocissimum isolate CSIRO_LF1 chromosome 1, AGI_CSIRO_Lferr_CH_V1, whole genome shotgun sequence genome encodes:
- the LOC132062420 gene encoding uncharacterized protein LOC132062420; its protein translation is MAEDSELWDIICDGPHVPINKDEAGLATTPKTRREYTEVDRKAVEKNYKAKKILVCGIEADEYNRISSCTTAKEIGKLSKLPTKGQRKFTSIIDELNSLGEVITTTKLVRKLLGVLPDSWDSKVNAIHEAQDLTKLTVDELIGNLKTYEMKMTMKKIEKNKTKKERNLVLQAPRGDSSDDESKMAYLPRKCGRSDHFVKECPQNKQDNCDKIVRRNQFPDRKFRRKESADEIVKQVLAAWEGSSSGSEDEVDQGITSMVAIENEATKYESIFALMAESETDDDYKKGEVNFHEVKKNLKVYSQNKLISLSNVLINAYHALITEKGELNDEIGEGELNDEIGEVEQERDDLLISTGDMKKQINETNQQNIMLENQMRRGMGASYKGKNEASKAQEELENKLKKVKQSLTAEIEKNDLLKEELKRLRREEAVKTIDE